One genomic window of Candidatus Nitrosopumilus sediminis includes the following:
- a CDS encoding AAA family ATPase produces MRLRKFRVRAYRCIHDSGEITVGDLAAFVGRNESGKTTILQALTLLNKDEEVSELDLCDEMNEELKEEMRLAEGEFDLSQNEISIIKEKFPGLPDIKKIKLFRTNKNPRVQYEFENIKLSEEENKGLNSWENFSKQIFGFLDTIPNHLRIQIDTKFFEEDVPKNQETFDRGMAEFSNQFHVIAIQEPKVIEEWEKLYESPENQFSNLLSGESEKVALQNFIASELHPRFVYFSDYKKIYGNINLNEYLREESGQRPDSIEFVEEFDKAETVRNLFYLAELDIKELDKVKESPSKCIKLLNAASNRLSKKLNPAWKGDPIHVDLRYNPGNIMSVVISDVHKDGTITNTGLLNRRAEGFKWTFSFIVNFAAETQRAELKEAILLLDEPARNLHPTQQMGISDLLKNLAGSNQVLYATHSPFMIFDYTPGNLLVVELDKRKHLSRIFYDYWNADDKTLTPILYGLCRGQVESIVDREIGTNSRPIIIVETMSDAMYLNAFDKFLQDPNISMNPLNVIAAYSKNSVLPLAIFYRNHGYRTFVLLDNSEESKQISAQLVSNEFSAIQTIFFEREGKKLESIEDYIALEDYLYPVNQTYEIKLRQEGFSNLTPQDLASKDGKGVLEKLRKIWQEHRDEDWGEFNNEEITRYICEKIALEETSFLSDKTKDQFRTLYRLIAERIRQYQNEVTKPDLGKFQKAKP; encoded by the coding sequence ATGCGACTTAGAAAATTCAGAGTTAGAGCATATCGTTGCATTCATGATTCTGGAGAAATAACAGTGGGAGATTTAGCAGCTTTTGTAGGGAGAAACGAAAGTGGAAAAACTACAATTCTTCAAGCACTTACACTGTTGAATAAAGATGAAGAAGTTTCAGAATTAGATCTTTGTGATGAAATGAATGAAGAATTAAAAGAAGAAATGAGATTGGCCGAAGGCGAATTTGATCTAAGCCAAAATGAAATCAGCATAATAAAAGAAAAATTTCCAGGATTGCCAGATATAAAAAAGATTAAATTATTTAGAACAAATAAAAATCCAAGAGTTCAATATGAATTTGAAAACATTAAACTCAGTGAAGAAGAAAATAAGGGACTAAATTCGTGGGAGAACTTTTCAAAACAAATTTTTGGTTTCTTAGACACCATTCCAAACCATTTAAGAATTCAAATCGATACAAAATTTTTTGAAGAAGACGTCCCAAAAAATCAAGAAACATTTGATAGAGGGATGGCAGAATTCAGCAATCAATTTCATGTTATAGCGATTCAAGAGCCCAAAGTCATTGAAGAGTGGGAAAAACTCTATGAAAGTCCTGAAAACCAGTTTTCAAACCTTCTAAGCGGAGAAAGTGAGAAAGTAGCCTTGCAAAATTTTATTGCATCAGAACTGCATCCAAGGTTTGTTTATTTTTCAGACTATAAGAAAATCTACGGAAATATCAATCTCAACGAATACCTCAGGGAAGAAAGTGGTCAACGTCCAGATTCAATAGAATTTGTTGAGGAATTTGACAAAGCAGAAACAGTAAGAAATCTATTTTATTTAGCAGAGCTGGACATCAAAGAACTAGACAAAGTAAAAGAGAGCCCTTCAAAATGCATCAAACTTCTCAATGCCGCAAGTAACAGATTAAGTAAAAAATTAAATCCAGCATGGAAAGGGGATCCAATCCATGTTGATTTGAGATACAATCCAGGCAACATAATGAGTGTTGTAATTTCAGATGTTCATAAAGATGGAACCATAACAAATACAGGATTACTAAACAGAAGAGCTGAAGGTTTTAAATGGACATTTTCATTTATTGTCAACTTTGCAGCTGAGACACAAAGAGCAGAATTGAAAGAAGCAATACTACTATTAGACGAGCCAGCTAGAAACCTACACCCAACTCAACAAATGGGAATTTCAGATTTGTTGAAGAACTTAGCTGGATCAAATCAAGTATTGTATGCAACACATTCACCATTTATGATATTTGATTATACACCAGGCAACTTACTTGTCGTAGAACTGGACAAGAGGAAACATCTCAGCAGAATATTTTACGATTATTGGAATGCAGATGATAAAACACTGACGCCTATTTTGTATGGGCTTTGTAGAGGTCAAGTTGAATCTATTGTAGATAGAGAGATAGGAACAAACTCACGACCAATAATCATAGTAGAAACGATGTCAGATGCAATGTATCTTAATGCATTTGACAAATTCTTACAAGATCCAAATATTTCAATGAATCCATTAAATGTCATTGCAGCATATAGTAAAAATTCAGTTTTACCATTGGCAATATTTTACAGAAACCATGGATATAGAACATTTGTTTTATTAGATAACTCTGAAGAATCTAAACAAATTTCTGCCCAGCTTGTTTCAAATGAATTTTCGGCAATTCAAACCATATTCTTTGAAAGAGAAGGTAAAAAACTCGAATCAATTGAAGATTATATTGCTCTTGAGGATTACCTGTATCCAGTAAACCAAACTTATGAAATCAAGCTTAGACAAGAAGGTTTTTCCAACCTTACCCCTCAAGATCTTGCATCTAAAGATGGCAAAGGGGTTTTAGAAAAATTAAGAAAAATATGGCAAGAACATAGAGATGAAGATTGGGGAGAATTCAACAATGAAGAAATTACCAGATACATATGTGAGAAGATCGCACTTGAGGAGACCAGTTTTCTATCAGACAAAACCAAAGATCAATTCAGAACATTATACAGACTAATTGCTGAGCGTATCAGACAATATCAAAATGAGGTTACAAAACCAGATTTGGGAAAATTCCAAAAGGCCAAGCCTTAA
- a CDS encoding dihydroorotate dehydrogenase electron transfer subunit, which yields MQRNHNHPTIVTIEKVIDETPTVRTLVFSDDVMPNVLPGQFAMVWIPGVNELPMSIMISKESGKAAFTVRKHGPSSTGLFNVPVGGQIGIRGPYGNSFDIKEGKLLLVGGGTGLVPMMRLLTFVKPTDDITVLMGAKSKDEVFFEDLSNELLKNNPHQVIVSTDDGSYGEKGFVTDLVEKLVNDTHYDAVYVCGPEIMMYKTVQFANSRKIFVQASLERMMKCGVGICGSCCVGEDLVCKDGTVFDGEHLSKNSEFGHLHRNKAGILENY from the coding sequence TTGCAAAGAAATCATAACCATCCAACAATCGTTACAATTGAAAAAGTAATTGATGAAACACCTACTGTTAGGACTTTGGTTTTTTCAGATGATGTTATGCCAAATGTTCTTCCTGGACAATTTGCCATGGTTTGGATTCCTGGCGTTAATGAATTACCAATGAGTATAATGATTTCAAAAGAATCTGGAAAGGCAGCATTTACAGTTAGAAAACATGGACCTTCCTCTACTGGATTATTCAATGTTCCAGTTGGAGGACAAATAGGAATTAGAGGTCCGTATGGAAATTCATTTGATATCAAAGAAGGAAAACTCTTGCTGGTTGGTGGTGGAACCGGTCTTGTTCCAATGATGCGATTACTTACTTTTGTAAAACCTACTGATGATATCACTGTGTTAATGGGTGCCAAATCAAAAGACGAAGTATTCTTTGAAGATTTATCAAATGAATTGCTAAAAAATAATCCTCACCAGGTAATTGTTTCAACTGATGATGGAAGTTATGGTGAAAAAGGATTTGTAACTGATTTAGTTGAAAAATTAGTTAATGATACCCACTACGATGCAGTGTATGTCTGCGGTCCTGAAATTATGATGTACAAAACTGTACAATTTGCTAACTCTAGAAAAATATTCGTCCAAGCCAGTCTTGAGAGAATGATGAAATGTGGAGTTGGTATTTGTGGTAGTTGCTGTGTAGGTGAAGATCTTGTCTGTAAAGATGGAACTGTATTTGATGGAGAACATTTGTCAAAAAACAGTGAATTTGGTCATTTACATCGAAATAAGGCTGGAATTTTAGAAAATTACTAA
- a CDS encoding NOP5/NOP56 family protein, which yields MHSVILTELGISVFNDEKLDKAFAFSNPVKEYLLVKNKESKLNELVNYLASTQRGFSVSDESLLAILKKYSIDCHLMDSAELDRVQSTKPQIIVDSGFASNLQDTLGKLREFALGFSSSKVTEVSESPDLHIIQAINSLDEIDKIANGLSSRLREWYGLHFPELDNIIDSINGYAQIVMAGKRESLTKQIFEDAGFPESKVEMLSLISSKSRGGDISDINLAIVQSIAKQVLDFHELRKKLEEHVEKEMQEIAPNLSAILGTAVGARILGRAGSLKKMASLPASTIQVLGAEKALFRSLKTGSQPPKHGLLFQHAMVHAAPRWQRGKIARAVAAKAVIAARVDVYGEGLNQTLLEKLNIRVDEIGKKYENPTEKDIRPPPSFRREGSFRDSPRRDSSFLCCFLCRFSISFLCCFLCRFSISFLCCFLCRFSI from the coding sequence ATGCATTCTGTAATATTAACAGAGTTAGGAATCTCAGTTTTCAATGATGAAAAACTAGACAAAGCATTTGCTTTCTCAAATCCTGTTAAAGAATATCTTTTAGTGAAAAATAAAGAATCCAAATTAAATGAACTTGTAAATTATTTAGCATCTACTCAGAGAGGATTTTCTGTAAGTGATGAATCATTACTTGCAATTCTAAAAAAATATTCAATTGATTGTCATTTGATGGATTCTGCAGAATTAGATAGAGTCCAATCTACAAAACCACAAATTATCGTGGATTCAGGTTTTGCTTCTAATTTGCAAGATACACTTGGAAAACTAAGAGAGTTTGCTTTAGGATTTTCATCTTCAAAAGTTACCGAAGTCTCAGAAAGCCCAGATCTTCATATAATTCAAGCAATTAATTCTCTAGATGAAATCGACAAGATTGCAAATGGATTGAGTTCAAGACTCAGAGAATGGTATGGATTGCATTTTCCAGAATTAGACAACATAATTGATAGTATTAACGGATATGCACAGATTGTAATGGCAGGTAAACGAGAATCATTAACTAAACAAATTTTTGAAGATGCAGGTTTTCCTGAATCAAAAGTAGAAATGTTATCATTAATTTCTTCAAAAAGTAGAGGGGGAGATATTTCAGATATCAATTTGGCAATTGTGCAATCAATCGCAAAACAAGTTTTAGACTTTCACGAATTGCGTAAGAAACTCGAGGAACATGTTGAAAAAGAGATGCAAGAAATTGCACCAAATCTTTCAGCAATTCTTGGAACTGCAGTTGGTGCAAGAATTTTAGGAAGAGCTGGTAGTCTTAAAAAAATGGCATCACTTCCTGCCAGCACAATACAAGTGCTAGGAGCTGAAAAAGCATTATTCAGATCATTGAAAACAGGTTCTCAACCCCCAAAACACGGATTGTTATTCCAACATGCAATGGTTCATGCAGCTCCTAGATGGCAAAGAGGAAAAATTGCACGTGCAGTTGCTGCAAAAGCAGTGATTGCTGCTAGAGTTGATGTATACGGTGAGGGATTAAATCAAACTCTACTTGAAAAACTCAACATAAGAGTCGATGAGATAGGTAAAAAATACGAGAATCCTACTGAAAAAGACATCAGACCACCTCCATCATTTAGAAGAGAAGGAAGTTTTAGAGACAGTCCAAGAAGAGACAGTAGCTTTCTTTGCTGCTTTCTTTGCAGGTTTAGCATCAGCTTTCTTTGCTGCTTTCTTTGCAGGTTTAGCATCAGCTTTCTTTGCTGCTTTCTTTGCAGGTTTAGCATCTAA
- the rlmN gene encoding 23S rRNA (adenine(2503)-C(2))-methyltransferase RlmN — translation MTDLYRLLPEEMEKLVINMGYPRYRADQILLPLYYKFPKQLDDIPQLPKKLREELTAAGYTIGSAKEIHRIVSDDGDTTKLLLELSNDNSVETVLMQYDPTKIGGHPRSTVCVSTQIGCAMGCVFCATGQMGFETNLKAEHIVSQVIHFAEILEKRGEHVTNLVFMGMGEPMANYDEMIRAVKILTHDRGFGLGQRHITISTIGIRSGIERLAEENLQIGLAISLHAPNNELRKKLVPTASPNSVEEIIELGRNYFKKTGRRVTFEYALMAGINDSPEIATELARLLKGNGSHVNLIPINPTAGDFKRPSEKNVLEFERILSDAGINCTVRIEKGTEISAACGQLRTDLVGQN, via the coding sequence ATGACAGATTTGTATCGATTGCTTCCTGAAGAGATGGAGAAACTTGTAATTAATATGGGATATCCTCGATATAGAGCAGACCAAATTTTACTTCCATTATACTACAAATTTCCAAAACAGCTCGATGATATTCCACAACTTCCAAAAAAATTAAGAGAGGAATTAACTGCAGCAGGATATACTATAGGCTCTGCAAAAGAAATTCATCGTATTGTAAGTGATGATGGAGACACAACAAAATTATTACTTGAACTATCTAATGATAATTCTGTAGAAACAGTCCTAATGCAATATGATCCTACCAAGATTGGTGGTCATCCAAGATCAACTGTTTGTGTTTCTACTCAAATTGGATGTGCAATGGGATGTGTATTTTGTGCAACTGGTCAGATGGGATTTGAAACAAATCTAAAAGCAGAACATATTGTATCTCAAGTAATTCACTTTGCAGAAATATTGGAGAAACGCGGAGAGCATGTAACAAATTTAGTTTTTATGGGAATGGGTGAACCCATGGCAAATTATGATGAAATGATTAGGGCTGTAAAAATTTTAACACATGATAGAGGATTCGGATTGGGTCAAAGACACATAACAATTTCTACTATTGGAATAAGATCTGGAATTGAAAGACTTGCTGAAGAAAATCTACAGATTGGTCTTGCAATATCATTACATGCTCCAAATAATGAATTACGTAAAAAGCTAGTTCCAACAGCTAGTCCTAATTCAGTAGAAGAAATTATTGAATTAGGTAGAAACTATTTCAAGAAGACTGGACGTCGTGTGACTTTTGAATATGCACTCATGGCTGGAATTAATGATTCCCCTGAAATTGCAACAGAATTGGCACGGCTTTTGAAAGGCAATGGCTCTCATGTGAATCTAATTCCTATCAACCCGACAGCCGGTGATTTTAAGCGCCCCTCGGAAAAAAATGTCTTGGAATTTGAACGAATTTTATCTGATGCTGGCATAAATTGTACAGTTAGGATCGAAAAAGGCACAGAGATTTCTGCTGCTTGTGGTCAACTTAGAACCGATCTTGTTGGTCAAAATTGA
- a CDS encoding B12-binding domain-containing radical SAM protein encodes MGTPKIVLTADRTLMSPYRGLSLATFFGCAPALDPNRDKSSFWYKILGNQVTPKVLFDFICNWSPDIDGVAKYAPYGLRKLEAGLLRDGFARKDVVIAHPNHIEKFIGPETEVIGTYEMDPLGMGPVTMTFTYGRKQTSYDEFYNAELHHRIKAAKARTGSKAKVISGASGTWQYNYDPAKIEEFGIYAILEGELGGIAPEIDGHAGRFFNYLINGDFENMDPFRKRSDFKVNIKEFEREGKKIHGRFVNFWDRPELEEIPDIVEPSMHGMVEVMRGCGRGCKFCDVTLRSLRYYSPEKVKKEIEVNIKKGGSKSAWIHSDDIFVYGMDPRTAKGMEPNREALEELFTAIMSTGVEHTNPTHGTLAGAIADEKLIPNLSKIIRASPDNMIGIQAGFETGSLRLIGKYADRKLAPYDPSEWHWVVKEGVKTLNQDYWIPAFTLIMGLDNDETPEDSWETIRLLSELEREQPDSMFTATALTFVPIGLLEKSDFFHIGNEMTPAQLGVLYKTWQHNFKYGIQKFMTKTGSKGPQRYFFNAIARSLGGVPLGAMEKYARRKSKEHEKVIETVKAKYW; translated from the coding sequence ATGGGTACTCCAAAAATAGTCTTAACTGCTGATAGAACTTTGATGTCTCCTTATAGGGGATTGTCTCTTGCAACATTTTTCGGATGTGCTCCCGCACTTGACCCTAATAGGGATAAAAGCAGTTTTTGGTATAAAATTCTTGGAAATCAAGTAACTCCAAAAGTTCTATTTGATTTCATTTGTAATTGGTCCCCTGACATTGATGGTGTAGCAAAATATGCTCCATATGGATTAAGAAAATTAGAAGCTGGTTTGTTACGTGATGGCTTTGCACGAAAAGATGTAGTTATTGCTCATCCAAATCACATTGAAAAATTCATTGGCCCTGAAACCGAAGTTATTGGAACTTACGAAATGGATCCTCTTGGAATGGGTCCTGTTACTATGACATTTACTTATGGTAGAAAACAAACATCATATGATGAATTTTACAATGCTGAATTACATCATAGAATAAAAGCTGCAAAAGCAAGAACTGGAAGTAAAGCCAAAGTAATTTCTGGTGCATCTGGAACTTGGCAATACAATTACGATCCAGCTAAAATTGAAGAATTTGGAATCTATGCAATCCTTGAAGGAGAGCTTGGTGGTATTGCACCTGAAATTGATGGACATGCAGGACGATTCTTTAACTATTTGATTAATGGCGATTTTGAAAACATGGATCCTTTCAGAAAGAGAAGTGACTTTAAGGTTAACATTAAAGAATTTGAAAGAGAAGGCAAAAAAATTCATGGAAGATTTGTAAATTTCTGGGATAGACCTGAATTAGAAGAAATTCCTGACATCGTTGAACCAAGTATGCATGGAATGGTTGAAGTAATGCGTGGTTGTGGTAGGGGCTGTAAATTCTGTGATGTCACATTAAGATCTTTAAGATACTATTCACCTGAAAAAGTCAAAAAAGAAATTGAAGTTAACATTAAGAAAGGTGGTTCAAAATCTGCATGGATTCACAGTGATGATATTTTTGTTTATGGTATGGATCCTAGAACTGCAAAAGGAATGGAACCAAATAGAGAAGCCTTAGAAGAATTGTTTACTGCAATTATGTCTACTGGAGTTGAACATACAAATCCAACTCATGGTACATTGGCAGGTGCAATTGCAGATGAAAAACTTATTCCTAATCTATCTAAAATCATAAGAGCTAGTCCTGATAATATGATTGGAATTCAAGCTGGATTTGAAACTGGCAGTCTTAGATTAATCGGTAAATATGCTGATAGAAAACTTGCACCTTATGATCCATCTGAATGGCACTGGGTTGTAAAAGAAGGCGTTAAAACTTTGAACCAGGATTATTGGATTCCTGCATTTACTTTAATCATGGGTCTTGATAATGACGAAACTCCTGAGGATTCTTGGGAAACTATTAGACTACTCAGTGAATTAGAACGCGAACAACCTGATTCTATGTTTACTGCTACAGCACTGACATTTGTTCCAATTGGATTACTTGAAAAATCTGATTTCTTCCATATTGGAAATGAAATGACTCCTGCACAACTAGGAGTTCTTTACAAGACATGGCAACACAATTTCAAATATGGTATTCAGAAATTCATGACTAAGACTGGTTCAAAAGGACCGCAGAGATACTTCTTTAATGCAATCGCACGATCTCTTGGTGGTGTACCTTTAGGTGCAATGGAAAAATATGCTCGTAGAAAGAGTAAGGAACACGAAAAAGTCATTGAGACTGTTAAAGCCAAGTACTGGTAG
- a CDS encoding dihydroorotate dehydrogenase, whose amino-acid sequence MEPSIATSIGQIQLDKPVMLASGILGISLDVFNRLYASGAGAVVTKSLSTAPWEGYPNPTIFSVKGGGWINAVGLSNPGASNFAKMIEPNQDVPIIVSLVGSVPEDFETMIKEFENCKIKAYELNLSCPHVAKVGLEVGDDPGLVKTIVSTVKKATNVPVIAKVGLGTSNYLNTVSNAVDSGIDAITAINTVRAMAINVETKRPILSNKFGGLSGTPIKPIALRCVYEISSKFDIPIIGCGGVSTWEDAVEFFLAGASAVQLGSAIGDNWVGVFDDINRGILEYMKKNNYSTIKDMVGLAKKS is encoded by the coding sequence GTGGAACCTAGTATTGCAACTTCCATAGGTCAAATTCAATTAGATAAACCTGTAATGCTCGCATCTGGAATTTTAGGTATATCTCTTGATGTGTTTAATCGACTTTATGCATCCGGTGCTGGAGCTGTTGTTACAAAATCTCTTAGTACTGCACCATGGGAAGGTTACCCTAACCCTACAATCTTCAGTGTAAAAGGAGGTGGATGGATAAATGCAGTTGGATTATCAAATCCCGGTGCTTCGAATTTTGCTAAAATGATTGAACCAAATCAGGATGTACCAATTATAGTAAGTTTAGTGGGCTCTGTACCTGAAGATTTTGAAACCATGATAAAGGAATTTGAAAATTGTAAAATTAAAGCATATGAATTGAATTTATCTTGCCCTCATGTTGCTAAAGTTGGATTAGAAGTTGGAGATGATCCTGGACTAGTTAAAACAATTGTTTCTACTGTGAAAAAAGCAACAAATGTGCCAGTAATTGCCAAAGTTGGCTTGGGAACCAGTAATTATCTAAATACTGTAAGCAATGCAGTTGATTCTGGAATTGATGCTATAACTGCAATTAACACTGTTCGTGCAATGGCCATTAATGTTGAAACCAAACGACCTATACTTAGCAATAAATTTGGTGGATTGTCTGGTACTCCGATTAAACCTATTGCGTTAAGATGTGTTTATGAAATTTCTTCAAAATTTGACATTCCTATCATTGGATGTGGAGGAGTCTCTACATGGGAAGATGCAGTAGAATTTTTCTTGGCAGGTGCTTCTGCAGTTCAACTTGGTAGTGCAATAGGTGATAACTGGGTTGGAGTTTTTGATGATATTAACAGAGGAATTTTAGAGTACATGAAGAAAAATAATTATTCCACAATAAAGGACATGGTGGGTCTTGCAAAGAAATCATAA
- a CDS encoding S-methyl-5'-thioadenosine phosphorylase produces MEKDVEIGIFGGTGIYDSGLLENAQEVDVNTPYGKPSDTITVGTFKGRKIAFLPRHGKKHTIPPHKINFKANIWAFKELGVTRIIAPSAVGSLKEELEPGHFALPTQFLDFTKSRDGSFSEDGRVIHISVADPFCPELQSSILQVTDNQDMDMHKDCTYVCIEGPRFSTKAESKFYRTTGADIIGMTLVPECQLAREAQMCYASISTVTDYDVWAEKPVTAKEVLETLSKNVEKTKKVLTELIDKIPKTRSCSCAKALEEAEF; encoded by the coding sequence ATGGAAAAAGATGTTGAAATAGGAATTTTTGGAGGAACTGGAATTTATGATTCAGGTTTACTTGAAAATGCACAAGAAGTAGATGTCAATACACCATATGGAAAACCCTCAGACACAATCACAGTTGGGACTTTCAAAGGAAGAAAAATTGCATTTCTACCAAGACACGGAAAAAAACACACTATTCCTCCACATAAAATTAATTTCAAAGCAAACATTTGGGCATTCAAAGAATTAGGAGTTACTAGAATTATAGCACCATCAGCAGTTGGAAGCTTAAAAGAAGAATTAGAGCCAGGTCATTTTGCATTACCCACTCAATTTTTAGATTTTACAAAATCAAGAGACGGTTCATTTTCAGAAGATGGAAGAGTAATACACATCTCAGTTGCAGATCCTTTTTGTCCAGAATTACAGTCATCAATTCTTCAAGTAACAGATAATCAAGACATGGATATGCATAAAGATTGCACATACGTCTGTATCGAGGGCCCACGATTTTCTACTAAAGCTGAATCAAAATTCTACAGAACCACAGGTGCAGACATTATTGGGATGACATTAGTGCCAGAATGCCAGCTAGCAAGAGAAGCACAAATGTGTTATGCGTCAATTTCAACTGTAACAGATTATGATGTATGGGCAGAAAAACCCGTTACTGCCAAAGAAGTTCTTGAAACACTTTCAAAGAATGTGGAAAAAACAAAAAAGGTCCTAACAGAATTAATTGATAAAATTCCTAAAACTAGAAGTTGTTCCTGTGCAAAAGCATTGGAAGAAGCTGAATTCTAG
- a CDS encoding 30S ribosomal protein S30e, protein MATHGSLTKAGKVRGQTPKVEGRKIVGTSSSVGNKSNFKKRFVLGRYPGQNKPGQRRKRR, encoded by the coding sequence ATGGCAACACACGGTTCACTTACTAAAGCAGGTAAAGTAAGAGGACAAACACCCAAAGTTGAAGGTAGAAAAATTGTAGGCACTAGCTCTAGTGTTGGAAACAAAAGTAATTTCAAAAAACGATTTGTCTTAGGTAGATATCCAGGTCAAAACAAACCTGGACAAAGAAGAAAGAGACGATAG
- the radA gene encoding DNA repair and recombination protein RadA has product MVEDLRLDSLEGVGPVTTRKLSDAGVHNVMDLIVRGPVEIAEITGMEKDTAEKIVNKARQHLVEGGLIAKHFTSATEIYKHRQSIGKITTGTNCLDTLFDGGIETQALTEVYGEFGCGKTQFAHTMSVMVQKSKEEGGLEGSVLYIDTENTFRPERIVSIAQAHDMDPEKVLDNIIVARAYNSAHQVLILEEAGPVIEENNVKLIIADSAVGLFRAEYLGRGTLSVRQQKLNHFVHLLSRIAETYNCAAIATNQVMASPDVFFGDPTRPIGGNVVAHTSTYRIYFKKSGKKRIARMVDSPHHPEEEVIFALGEAGVIDPEDAEKKTKKTTKKATTKKAKTPEVEATVETPEVEATVETPEVEATVETPEVEATVETPEVEATVEVESDDLDPVEE; this is encoded by the coding sequence ATGGTAGAAGATTTAAGATTAGATAGTTTAGAGGGCGTAGGTCCTGTAACTACAAGAAAATTATCCGATGCAGGTGTCCACAACGTCATGGACCTCATCGTTAGAGGTCCTGTTGAAATTGCAGAAATAACTGGAATGGAAAAGGATACTGCTGAAAAAATTGTCAATAAAGCCCGACAACATTTAGTTGAAGGTGGATTAATTGCCAAACATTTTACAAGTGCAACTGAAATTTACAAACACCGACAAAGTATTGGTAAAATTACAACTGGTACAAATTGTCTTGATACGTTATTTGATGGAGGTATAGAGACTCAGGCCCTAACAGAAGTTTATGGTGAGTTCGGTTGTGGTAAAACACAATTTGCTCATACAATGTCTGTAATGGTTCAAAAAAGCAAAGAAGAAGGTGGTCTTGAAGGCTCTGTATTATACATTGATACTGAAAACACTTTCAGACCTGAAAGAATTGTATCTATTGCTCAAGCTCATGACATGGATCCTGAAAAAGTTTTAGATAATATCATAGTAGCTCGTGCATATAACAGTGCACACCAAGTACTAATTCTAGAAGAAGCTGGTCCTGTAATCGAAGAAAACAATGTTAAATTAATTATTGCAGATTCTGCAGTAGGATTGTTCCGTGCTGAATATCTTGGAAGAGGAACACTATCAGTAAGACAACAAAAACTAAATCATTTTGTTCATTTGTTGTCAAGAATTGCAGAAACATACAACTGTGCTGCAATTGCAACAAACCAAGTTATGGCATCACCTGATGTCTTCTTTGGTGATCCAACTCGTCCAATTGGTGGAAATGTAGTTGCACATACAAGTACATACAGAATCTACTTTAAGAAATCAGGTAAGAAACGAATTGCTAGAATGGTAGATAGTCCTCATCATCCTGAAGAGGAAGTAATCTTTGCTCTAGGTGAAGCAGGTGTTATAGATCCAGAAGACGCTGAGAAAAAGACGAAAAAAACTACCAAAAAAGCAACTACCAAAAAGGCAAAAACACCTGAGGTAGAGGCTACAGTAGAAACACCTGAGGTAGAGGCTACAGTAGAAACACCTGAGGTAGAGGCTACAGTAGAAACACCTGAGGTAGAGGCTACAGTAGAAACACCTGAGGTAGAGGCTACAGTAGAAGTCGAATCTGATGATTTAGATCCTGTAGAAGAGTAA
- a CDS encoding adenine phosphoribosyltransferase, whose product MNLKDKIEDYPNFPKKGILFRDFSPILKDPSALSFVADEFSKYFHPKDIDIFAGIESRGFILASILASRYNKGMIMIRKAGKLPGKTTKLSYTIEYGKDTIEIQKDIIKEGEKVLICDDLLATGGTAKASAKLIEKVGGKIVGFAFIIELVDLNGMKGISKYNCKSLVKY is encoded by the coding sequence ATGAATTTAAAAGACAAAATTGAAGATTATCCAAATTTTCCCAAAAAAGGTATTTTATTTAGAGACTTTAGTCCAATTTTAAAAGATCCATCAGCACTCTCATTTGTTGCAGACGAATTTTCAAAATATTTCCATCCAAAAGATATCGATATCTTTGCAGGAATAGAGTCAAGAGGATTCATCCTAGCCTCGATTTTGGCCTCAAGATACAACAAAGGAATGATTATGATTAGAAAAGCAGGAAAACTACCTGGAAAAACTACAAAATTATCTTACACAATTGAATATGGAAAGGATACAATAGAAATTCAAAAAGACATCATCAAAGAAGGGGAGAAAGTACTAATTTGTGATGACTTGCTTGCAACTGGCGGAACTGCCAAAGCATCTGCAAAATTAATTGAAAAGGTAGGAGGAAAAATTGTAGGATTTGCATTCATTATTGAATTAGTTGATCTTAATGGAATGAAGGGAATTAGCAAGTATAATTGTAAATCACTGGTGAAATATTAA